The following proteins come from a genomic window of Sorghum bicolor cultivar BTx623 chromosome 3, Sorghum_bicolor_NCBIv3, whole genome shotgun sequence:
- the LOC8054949 gene encoding neural Wiskott-Aldrich syndrome protein, with the protein MMGGRRSVLLLAIIIAIAAAVATPAAGAVEGEVKKCGGCSPCGGADCPVLYPSPPPPALPPPPPYYYYSPPPPATYPGGSGCPPPPGAYIQIGSTPPGKGPLYPQDPGFMPNSAPGRAAAPPPLTVVVVVAALAALACAWAAFL; encoded by the coding sequence ATGATGGGAGGACGAAGATCAGTGCTCTTGCTGGCGATCATCATCGCCATCGCCGCGGCGGTGGCGACGCCAGCCGCTGGGGCGGTGGAGGGGGAGGTGAAGAAGTGTGGAGGGTGCTCTCCCTGCGGCGGCGCCGACTGCCCGGTGCTGtacccgtcgccgccgccgcccgcgctgCCTCCCCCGCCGCCGTACTACTACTACAGCCCTCCGCCGCCCGCGACCTACCCCGGGGGGTCCGggtgcccgccgccgccgggcgcGTACATCCAGATCGGGAGCACGCCGCCGGGCAAGGGCCCGCTGTACCCGCAGGACCCGGGGTTCATGCCCAACAGCGCGCCGGGCCgcgccgcggcgccgccgccgctcacggtcgtcgtcgtcgtcgctgcgCTCGCGGCGTTGGCGT